The following proteins are encoded in a genomic region of Acipenser ruthenus chromosome 4, fAciRut3.2 maternal haplotype, whole genome shotgun sequence:
- the LOC117400063 gene encoding LOW QUALITY PROTEIN: fucolectin-5-like (The sequence of the model RefSeq protein was modified relative to this genomic sequence to represent the inferred CDS: deleted 1 base in 1 codon) — protein MVSQLLQGESGYLAASSNAIDGNHNPNLIQGSCSHTASHSSPWWRVDLLAPHRVNLVVITNRGDCCAERINGAEIRIGSSLENEGNSNHRYATIHSIPAGISRTYSCSGMEGLYVNMVIPGKKEYLCLCEVEVYAVPSNKDCCSKGCIQNNSN, from the exons TCTCAGCTGCTCCAAGGTGAGAGTGGTTACCTGGCTGCTTCCTCCAATGCCATTGATGGGAACCACAATCCAAATTTAATTCAAGGATCTTGCAGTCACACAGCTAGTCACAGCTCCCCCTGGTGGAGAGTGGACCTGCTAGCACCCCACAGAGTGAACCTGGTTGTCATCACAAACCGAGGAGACTGCTGCGCGGAGCGTATCAATGGGGCTGAGATCCGCATCGGCAGCTCGCTGGAGAACGAGGGCAACAGCAACCACAG GTATGCCACCATTCACTCCATTCCAGCTGGGATATCCAGGACCTACAGCTGCAGTGGAATGGAGGGGCTG TATGTCAACATGGTCATTCCAGGGAAGAAAGAGTATCTCTGTCTCTGTGAGGTGGAGGTCTACGCCGTGCCCTCCAACAAGGACTGTTGTTCTAAAGGCTGCATTCAAAACAATAGCAATTAG